In a genomic window of Muntiacus reevesi chromosome 1, mMunRee1.1, whole genome shotgun sequence:
- the KEAP1 gene encoding kelch-like ECH-associated protein 1, translating into MQPEPRPSGPGAHTQFLPLRSQRPKGAGDTVMYASTECKAEVTPSQHGNRTFSYTLEDHTKQAFGIMNELRLSQQLCDVTLQVKYQDAPAAQFMAHKVVLASSSPVFKAMFTNGLREQGMEVVSIEGIHPKVMERLIEFAYTASISMGEKCVLHVMNGAVMYQIDSVVRACSDFLVQQLDPSNAIGIANFAEQIGCTELHQRAREYIYMHFGEVAKQEEFFNLSHCQLATLISRDDLNVRCESEVFHACINWVKYDCEQRRFYVQALLRAVRCHSLTPHFLQMQLQKCEILQSDSRCKDYLVKIFQELTLHKPTQVMPCRAPKVGRLIYTAGGYFRQSLSYLEAYNPSDGTWLRLADLQVPRSGLAGCVVGGLLYAVGGRNNSPDGNTDSSALDCYNPMTNQWSPCASMSVPRNRIGVGVIDGHIYAVGGSHGCIHHNSVERYEPEGDEWHLVAPMLTRRIGVGVAVLNRLLYAVGGFDGTNRLNSAECYYPERNEWRMITPMNTIRSGAGVCVLHNCIYAAGGYDGQDQLNSVERYDVETETWTFVAPMKHRRSALGITVHQGRIYVLGGYDGHTFLDSVECYDPDTDAWSEVTRMTSGRSGVGVAVTMEPCRKQIDQQNCTC; encoded by the exons ATGCAGCCGGAACCCAGGCCTAGCGGGCCCGGGGCCCATACCCAATTCCTGCCCCTGAGATCACAGCGCCCCAAGGGGGCAGGGGACACGGTGATGTACGCCTCCACCGAGTGCAAGGCCGAGGTGACGCCCTCCCAGCATGGCAACCGCACCTTCAGCTACACCCTGGAGGACCACACCAAGCAGGCCTTTGGCATCATGAACGAACTGCGGCTCAGCCAGCAGCTATGCGACGTGACGCTGCAGGTCAAGTACCAGGATGCGCCCGCCGCCCAGTTCATGGCCCACAAGGTGGTACTGGCCTCATCCAGCCCCGTCTTCAAGGCCATGTTCACCAACGGGCTGCGGGAGCAGGGCATGGAAGTGGTGTCCATCGAGGGCATCCACCCAAAGGTCATGGAGCGGCTCATTGAGTTCGCCTACACCGCGTCCATTTCCATGGGGGAGAAGTGCGTGCTGCATGTCATGAACGGTGCTGTCATGTACCAGATCGACAGCGTGGTCCGCGCCTGCAGCGACTTCCTGGTGCAGCAGCTGGATCCCAGCAACGCCATCGGCATCGCCAACTTTGCCGAGCAGATTGGCTGTACGGAGCTGCACCAGCGTGCCCGGGAATACATCTACATGCACTTCGGGGAG GTGGCCAAGCAAGAGGAGTTCTTCAACCTGTCCCACTGCCAGCTGGCGACCCTCATCAGCCGAGATGACCTGAATGTGCGTTGCGAGTCCGAGGTCTTCCACGCCTGCATCAACTGGGTCAAATATGACTGCGAGCAGCGGCGCTTCTACGTGCAGGCGCTGCTGCGGGCTGTGCGCTGCCACTCGCTCACGCCCCACTTCCTGCAGATGCAGCTGCAGAAGTGTGAAATCCTGCAGTCGGACTCCCGCTGCAAGGACTACCTGGTCAAGATCTTCCAGGAGCTCACCCTGCACAAGCCCACGCAGGTGATGCCCTGCCGGGCACCCAAGGTGGGCCGCCTCATCTACACGGCCGGCGGCTACTTCCGCCAGTCGCTCAGCTACCTGGAGGCCTACAACCCCAGCGATGGCACCTGGCTCCGGCTGGCGGATCTTCAGGTGCCCCGGAGCGGCCTGGCGGGCTGTGTGGTGGGCGGGCTGCTGTACGCCGTGGGCGGCCGCAACAACTCGCCTGATGGTAACACCGACTCCAGCGCCCTGGACTGCTACAACCCCATGACCAACCAGTGGTCGCCCTGCGCCTCCATGAGCGTACCCCGCAACCGAATCGGGGTGGGCGTCATTGACGGGCACATCTATGCTGTTGGCGGCTCCCACGGCTGTATCCACCACAACAGTGTGGAGAG GTATGAGCCGGAGGGGGACGAGTGGCACTTGGTGGCCCCAATGCTGACACGAAGGATCGGGGTGGGAGTGGCAGTCCTCAACCGTCTGCTCTACGCGGTCGGGGGCTTCGACGGAACAAACCGCCTCAACTCAGCCGAGTGTTACTACCCAGAGAGAAACGAGTGGCGGATGATCACACCCATGAACACCATCCGGAGCGGAGCAG GAGTCTGCGTCCTGCACAACTGTATCTATGCTGCGGGGGGCTACGATGGTCAGGACCAGCTCAACAGCGTGGAGCGCTACGACGTGGAGACAGAAACGTGGACGTTCGTAGCCCCCATGAAGCATCGGCGAAGCGCCCTGGGCATCACCGTACACCAGGGAAGGATCTACGTTCTTG GGGGCTACGACGGTCACACATTCTTGGACAGCGTGGAGTGCTATGACCCAGACACGGACGCCTGGAGCGAGGTGACCCGGATGACCTCTGGCCGGAGTGGGGTGGGCGTGGCCGTCACCATGGAGCCCTGCCGGAAGCAGATTGACCAGCAGAACTGTACCTGTTGA